In the genome of Podarcis raffonei isolate rPodRaf1 chromosome W, rPodRaf1.pri, whole genome shotgun sequence, one region contains:
- the LOC128406063 gene encoding uncharacterized protein LOC128406063, with amino-acid sequence MAGDPAALTRLATEVDGLIRRCSMQSSAPGGPVSTAGPSSPASSSSSEDGGEALVAGVSVRASQPSPPPVLPVAQVGSRGPRRTTRRSAGRQTLMASPTWVVSPTQSTADALSGPSHSRRVSSQSVPGTSQQAVDSESSAEDSLPTPVRTSSGGHRRHKKSAKKRAKRRKADTSSSSSSGLAPVRIWIVGHSIVYWAGIRARQSGRGPDLGFPQHVQVSWISRRGMRWSEFIPLIKRRVLLHGPPLAIVVQLGENDIAKVDCYTLRSTIQRDLGELVTLIPTVKIFWSQLLQRSNWQGISQPKAAERARKRINSAVSKRVTELGGLVIYHPDITFKALALYRNDGVHLSELGNDVWLDAVIEGLKNGLGL; translated from the exons ATGGCTGGTGATCCAGCAGCTTTAACACGTCTTGCAACTGAGGTGGACGGCCTCATTCGGCGATGCTCAATGCAGTCCTCTGCCCCAGGGGGGCCAGTTTCCACAGCTGGCCCATCTTCGCCTGCATCTTCATCTTCTAGTGAAGATGGGGGAGAGGCATTAGTTGCTGGGGTTTCAGTGCGGGCTTCTCAGCCATCACCGCCCCCGGTCTTACCTGTTGCGCAGGTTGGTTCACGGGGGCCGAGACGTACCACACGCCGTTCGGCTGGGAGGCAGACCCTTATGGCATCTCCCACCTGGGTGGTTTCGCCTACTCAGTCTACTGCGGATGCATTGTCAGGGCCTAGTCATTCACGTAGGGTCTCTTCTCAGTCTGTTCCAGGTACTTCACAGCAGGCAGTAGACTCGGAGTCCTCGGCTGAGGATAGTCTTCCTACTCCTGTGAGAACATCATCTGGGGGGCATCGTCGCCACAAGAAGAGTGCCAAGAAGCGTGCCAAGAGGAGGAAGGCTGAcacttcatcttcttcttcttccg GTCTCGCTCCAGTCCGtatctggattgtggggcacagcatcgtttactgggctggcatcagagcgaggcagtctggaaggggaccggatcttggcttcccacagcacgtacaggtgtcgtggatatccagacggggaatgcggtggagtgaattcatcccactaattaagcggagggtgcttttacatggtccccctttggcaattgtggtgcagttgggggagaatgatatagcaaaggttgattgctatactttgcgctccacaattcaaagagacttgggggagttggtgaccttaatacctaccgttaaaatattttggtcacaattgctgcaaaggagcaattggcagggcatttctcaacccaaggctgctgaaagggccaggaagcgcattaattccgcagtgagcaaaagggtaacggaattgggtgggttggtgatttaccacccagatattaccttcaaggctctggccctttaccgcaatgatggggtacatctttccgagctggggaatgatgtctggttggatgcggtaattgaagggttgaagaatgggttgggattgtga